The DNA sequence AATCATGGTATTGGCAAGCTCTTCCATTTTGCAAAAACCTTTGGCATATAAAGCTCTGCCAAGTGGGAATAAGCCTATTACATATTTGTAAAAAGCCAAAGCATTTTTTTGTCCTTTTATCGGTTTAATAAATCCCGGTCTCACTCCATAAGCCGCCTTAAATGGCAGCTTCATTAAATCGTTTTCCGTTTTGCCTTTTACTCTTGCCCAGCGTACTTTCCCATTTTCGGTGCTATCGGTTCCTGCTCCGGAGATATAGCAAAACGTCATTTGAGGATTTTGTTTGGCGAGTACCTCAGCTACATGCATGGTGAGTTTATAGGTGATTTTTTCATAATCTTCAGCACTAATTCCTACCGAAGAAATTCCAAGACAGAAGAAGCAAGCATCGTATCCACTTAATTGATTTTCGATGGGAGAAACATCGTAGAAATCCTCATGTATAATCTCTTTCAGCTTAGGATTCGTTACTTTACAAGGCTTTCTGTTTATCACTAAAACCTCTGTAATCTGTGGGTTGTCTAAACAGGTGAGAAGCACACCTTCGCCTACCATACCTGTTGCACCAGTTATTATTACCTTCATATATTTTTAATCTAAATTCGATAGAAATTGTTCTAATCGTTTTTGTATTTAAATCAGATCGTAAGATGTTAAACTTTTATGAGCTTTTACTCGATTAAACTAAAATTTCATTTTTAAGCTAATAAATTTTAATTGTTTAAGAGAAGATAGAGTACATTTTCATATTACCAGACTTTTACGGTAAAGTGAACTAAATTTTATAAAAATTTTTAGAATTAATATTCAATTGTTTAGCTTTAGGGTTACTTAGTCTTTAAGTAAAGTACATTTTAGTTTTCTTACCTATTAATTAGAAAAATTTTCTGGGTCAGATTAAAAAGAGTTTTATTGAGTAAAAGTACTATTTAGAGACTAGCCGAAACATCAGGTTTATGAAAAATAACTTAAACGATTTAAGTAGTTTATTAAATCAGGTACAGCAAAAGGCAGATACCAAATCATTCAAATTGCTTTTTGATGCGACTTACCCCAGACTATTACAATTTGCCAAATACTATGTTAAAACACATTTTCATGCGCAAGAGGTAGTTTCTCAGGTTTTTATTAAACTTTGGGAGAATAAAAATGAGTTAGGCGAAGTGCAAAATGTAAGTGCTTATTTATATACGGTTACCAAACGCCTTTCTTTAAATTACCTGCGCGATAACGATCTTTCCAATACAGTTTCACTTAATTTGTTAGATCAGAATATGAAGACTGTAGCGACAAATCCGGAAAGCGAGTTGCTTTCTGCCGAGTTGTTATCTGAGATCAACAAATCTATTTTAAGCCTACCGCCAAAATGCCAGTTAGTTTACCAAATGGTAAAAGAAGACGGCCTCAAATACAAAGATGTAGCCCAAATGCTCGACATCTCAGAAAAAGCTGTAGAGAAACACATGGGCAATGCTTTTAAGAAGCTCAGAAAAGACCTCGACAGTTATTTTAGTAGTCATGAGATTAATAAAGCAGTGTATCATTTATCCGTTTCTGTACTGGTTTTAACAGCATTTTCAATTTTTTTAAATTTTTTTAACAGTTGAGGTAGGGTATTTCATTTTTTTCGTGTCTGCTAAATTGAACACAAGATTAAATTGATTGTAAGTTCATGAACGAAAGCGAAATTTACGACCTTATAGGTAAATACCTTGCCAATGAAACCACTCCGGCTGAAGAAACCCTTTTGAAAAATTGGGCGAATCATTCATCGGAGAACAAACACACATTAGAGACCTTTTCCAAAATCTGGAAGAATACCAAAACACAATACATACACAAAGAGAAAGATGCCGTTTTTGAGAAGGTTTTAAACTCAATTTCCGATGATAAAAAATCCAATAAGCTTGTAAATTTTAAGCAAAACGCCAACAGGAAAAGCTATAGCTATTTAGTGCGGGTTGCTGCTGTGTTGGTGTTGTTTACGATAAGTACGGTGGTATGGTACACATACTTTCAGCAGCAATCAGATACCGATATAGCACTAGTGCAGGAGGTTTGGGAAGAGCGAAGTAATCCGGCAGGGCAAAAATCTAAAATCTTTTTGCCAGATGGATCTGAAATCGTATTAAATGCAGAAAGCAAAATTCGATTTAAAAGCAATTTTAATTCAGGTGCTATTAGAGAAGTGGAGTTAAGCGGAGAAGCTTTTTTCGAGGTAAAACCAAATGCCGAACGACCTTTTGTAGTAAATGCCAGAAATGTGCTCACTACAGCTTTAGGAACTTCTTTTAACATAGATGCTTACTCAGAGTCAGATGTAAAAGTATCTCTGGCTACAGGCAAAGTGGAAGTAAAAAACACCGAAGCAGATAAAGCCGAAGATAGTTTGGTGTATTTAATTCCCGGTGAAGAAGCCATGGTGAAAAAGCAAATGGGAAAAATTGCCAAAACGGAGTTTGATCTACAAAGTGTACTTTCTTGGAAAGATGGCATCATTCATTTTAACAAAGCATCTTTTAATGAGATTTTGCAAAAGTTAGAAAGGTGGTACGATGTAGATTTTGAAATTCAAGATACTAAAAATACGACAGGTACATTTTCAGATAATTTTGATAATGAAAGTCTTGAGTTAGTAATGGAAGGGATTAGTTTTTCTTATGGATTTAAGTATAAACTCGAGGGGAAAAAAGTAACGATATACTGATAAAAGATTACTGTATAACAATGTGAAAACATATGTTTTAGTAATAAATAATATGGTATTTTAATATAAAACTATGAATACGTCTTAGATTTTTTTCTGCCTATAGCTTTCAAAATCTTCGAATTTCGTATCAAAAAAGCAGATTTTAATCGATTTGCAAGATAGAAGTTTAGGATAAAATTATTAGCTAAACCATAGAGTAGGCATTACATGTAGAATAAAAAAAACTCTCGATTTGCTGCACGTTGGGGAACGGGTCACAGCGAAATGAGAGTCCTCCTGATTAATATATTTTTTTAACCAAGATTATAAAGTTATGAAATCGAAAATACTTAGACAAATCATTATTATGTCGAGGTTAGCTATAGCGGGTATCTTGTTGCAGTGCGTGTTCTTTTCGCTGCTTACTGCTGCAGACGGAAAAGCCCAGCACGAAAAGCTTTCTGAAATTATACTCACAGTAAATTTCAAAGGAAAAAGCCTGAGCAAGGCATTCCATGAGATTGAGGAAAAAACTCAATTGAAGTTTGCTTATAATCATCAGAGAATAAATGAAGGTATGCAGTTAGATATTGAAGCAAAAGATGAGTCTTTGGCAAATCTACTGCGTGAAATATCTAAAGATGCAGGTCTTAGATTTAAAAGAATTAATGAAAAAATCTATGTAAATCATCAAGAAGGTACCCAAACAGAAGATAATATAGAAGAAATTATTGATCCAGTACAGTTAAAAGTATCTGGAACAATCACCTCTGCCGAAGACAATGCACCACTTCCGGGTGTGAGTATTGTAGTGCAAGGAACTACCAAAGGTACCACTAGTGATTTTGATGGTAAATTCTCTATTGAAGTTGCAGAAGATGCTGTATTGGTTTTTAGCTATATCGGTTACACCAAACAAGAGGTGCCAGTAAATAGCAGAAGCACTATTGATATAGTAATGCAAACAGATGCTGAACAATTACAAGAAGTTGTTATTACAGCTTTTGGTTTGGAGCGTGAGAAAAAAGCTATTACTTACTCAGCACAAACTGTAGAAGTAAAAGAATTTTCTGAGGCAAGATCACTTAACGTAGTTAATTCTTTATCTGGTAGAGTGGCAGGTTTAAATATGTCAACTGCATCAAACGGTGTGGGTAGTTCTTCTAGAGTTGTACTAAGAGGTAACAGATCGCTATTAGGTAACAACCAACCATTATATGTAATTGATGGTATGCCGATAGATAACTCAACCAGTAGTACACCAAGTGACGAAACTGGTGGTACTACTGGATCAGATGGTATTTCAAACATCAACCCAGAAGACATCGCTTCAATCTCTGTATTGAAAGGTCCTTCAGCAGCGGCATTGTACGGTACTCGTGCGAGTAATGGTGTTATCATCATCAACACAAAATCAGGGAAAGGTAAAACAGGAACATCTATCAATTTTGCTTCTAACTTTACTTTAAATTCTCCTTATCTTTTACTAGATATTCAAAACCAATATGGGCAAGGTAGCAATGGGGTTTACAGTGTAAACGAAACTCGTAACTGGGGTCCAGAACTAGACGGAAGCAGCGTTGCAGCATGGCAGTTAGAGCATAACCCAGATTACGAAGGCCCAGCTACTTATTCTTATTCTGCACAGCCAGATAATATTATCGATTTCTTCCAGACAGGTTACAACTTAGCAAATACTGTTTCTGCATCAATGGGTAATAATGTAGCCCAAGGTTATTTCTCTTATACCAATACCATTGCAGAAGGTGTGGTTCCTGGTAATGAGCTAAACAGAAACAATGCGAATGTGAGAGTTACTAGCAAGTTAAGTGAAAAACTTCAGTTGGATGCGAAGATTAACTTTATCCAACAAACGATAGATAACCCAGTTCGTTCTGGTGAAGATTCTCCAACTTTTGGTGCTTACACTTTACCGAGAAACTTACCTTACTCTCAGTATAAAGATTACGAATACATAGATGCTTCTGGAAATCTTCAGTACAACTATATTAACCGTGATGCAGTAGGTGCTAACTCTGCAAACCCATTCTGGTTAGTATATCGTCACAATGCTACTACTACTACAAGAAACAGAGTAATCGGTTTTGCTTCTGCCACATATGAATTCTTCGAAGGATTAAAACTTAATTTAAAATCTGGTATCGATCAATACACAGACAAGAGCGAAACTAAATCTTATGCTACCGTAGCATGGACAAGCGATTTGGGTAACTACTCTAGAAACTATCGTGATGTAATGGAGTGGAACTCTAGCTTCTTATTGAGTTATGACAAAGACATTAATAATTTCTCTGTAAATGTAAACTTTGGTGGTAATGCTTTAACTCAAGAAAGAAACTCACTAACAGCAGGTGGAGTTTTAAGTAGACGTAATTTCTTTGCAATCTCAAATACAGATAATCCTGTACCAACAGAAAGCCCTTACGAACGTAAAATCAACTCTTTGTATGGTTTTGCTCAAATCGGATATAAAAACATTTTATTCTTAGATGTAACAGGAAGAAACGACTGGTCTTCTACCTTACCGGCAGATAACCGTTCATTCTTCTATCCATCAGTTGGTCTTTCTGCTGTAGTTTCAGATATGTTTACTTCTTTACCAGAGGCTATAACTTATGCTAAACTAAGAGTTTCTTATGCACAAGTAGGTAACGATACAGACCCTTACAGACTGAACCCTTATTATACTTATTCATCTGCAAACGATGGTATGGTATTCAGAAATGAGATTCTTTTCAACCAAGATTTAAAGCCTGAGATTACTTCTTCAACGGAGTTTGGTGCTGATATCAGATTCTTAGATAATCGCCTTGGTTTAGATTTTACTTGGTTTAAGTCTAACACAGTAGATCAAGTATTTCCTGTTGCCACTCCTGAGTCTTCTGGATATTCTTCTCAGTACATCAATGCTGGTGAGATTCAAAACACAGGTGTTGAATTAGTACTATCTGCTACACCAGTTCAAACCACCGATTTTAGTTGGGATATTACAGCTAACTTCTCTAGCTACGACAGTAAAGTAGTAAGCATCAATGGAGATACAGAAAGACTAGTGTTAAACTCAGGTGGTCGTTCAGTAAATGCAATTATCTCTAAAGGCGGAGAGTATGGTGATTTTTATGTAAAAGGTTACGAAAGAGATGATGAAGGAAACATCTTGATAAACGAAAATGGATTGCCTGAAACTACTTCAGACTACAGTGTAAAAGCAGGTAACTTTAACCCAGACTGGTCAGGAGGTTTACAAAACAGATTTAACTACAAAAACTTCTCAATGAGCTTCCTAATCGATGCTAGAATTGGTGGCGAAGTATTCTCTTTCACTAGAAGTGTACTTTCTTATACTGGTTCACTTGAGTCTACATTGGCTGGTCGCGATGGATTTGTGGTTGACGGTGTAGTTGCTACAAGAGACGACGATGGAAACATTGTTTCTACTACTCCAAACACTACTACTGTAACTGCCGAAGAATACTGGACAGCGATTGCTGGTAGTAGCCCTAACTCTGCAGAAGACTTTATTCTTGACGCTACAAATATTAGATTAAGAGAGTTTGTATTAGGTTATACTTTCCCTAGTAGCTTACTAGACAAAACTCCTTTTGCTCGTGCAAGCTTATCGCTTGTAGGTAGAAACCTCTTCTTCTTTATGAACAAAGCCAAATATT is a window from the Chondrinema litorale genome containing:
- a CDS encoding NAD-dependent epimerase/dehydratase family protein produces the protein MKVIITGATGMVGEGVLLTCLDNPQITEVLVINRKPCKVTNPKLKEIIHEDFYDVSPIENQLSGYDACFFCLGISSVGISAEDYEKITYKLTMHVAEVLAKQNPQMTFCYISGAGTDSTENGKVRWARVKGKTENDLMKLPFKAAYGVRPGFIKPIKGQKNALAFYKYVIGLFPLGRALYAKGFCKMEELANTMIYLAMHQPSKKVIEGSDIIEMAKRV
- a CDS encoding RNA polymerase sigma-70 factor, coding for MKNNLNDLSSLLNQVQQKADTKSFKLLFDATYPRLLQFAKYYVKTHFHAQEVVSQVFIKLWENKNELGEVQNVSAYLYTVTKRLSLNYLRDNDLSNTVSLNLLDQNMKTVATNPESELLSAELLSEINKSILSLPPKCQLVYQMVKEDGLKYKDVAQMLDISEKAVEKHMGNAFKKLRKDLDSYFSSHEINKAVYHLSVSVLVLTAFSIFLNFFNS
- a CDS encoding FecR family protein, with translation MNESEIYDLIGKYLANETTPAEETLLKNWANHSSENKHTLETFSKIWKNTKTQYIHKEKDAVFEKVLNSISDDKKSNKLVNFKQNANRKSYSYLVRVAAVLVLFTISTVVWYTYFQQQSDTDIALVQEVWEERSNPAGQKSKIFLPDGSEIVLNAESKIRFKSNFNSGAIREVELSGEAFFEVKPNAERPFVVNARNVLTTALGTSFNIDAYSESDVKVSLATGKVEVKNTEADKAEDSLVYLIPGEEAMVKKQMGKIAKTEFDLQSVLSWKDGIIHFNKASFNEILQKLERWYDVDFEIQDTKNTTGTFSDNFDNESLELVMEGISFSYGFKYKLEGKKVTIY
- a CDS encoding SusC/RagA family TonB-linked outer membrane protein encodes the protein MKSKILRQIIIMSRLAIAGILLQCVFFSLLTAADGKAQHEKLSEIILTVNFKGKSLSKAFHEIEEKTQLKFAYNHQRINEGMQLDIEAKDESLANLLREISKDAGLRFKRINEKIYVNHQEGTQTEDNIEEIIDPVQLKVSGTITSAEDNAPLPGVSIVVQGTTKGTTSDFDGKFSIEVAEDAVLVFSYIGYTKQEVPVNSRSTIDIVMQTDAEQLQEVVITAFGLEREKKAITYSAQTVEVKEFSEARSLNVVNSLSGRVAGLNMSTASNGVGSSSRVVLRGNRSLLGNNQPLYVIDGMPIDNSTSSTPSDETGGTTGSDGISNINPEDIASISVLKGPSAAALYGTRASNGVIIINTKSGKGKTGTSINFASNFTLNSPYLLLDIQNQYGQGSNGVYSVNETRNWGPELDGSSVAAWQLEHNPDYEGPATYSYSAQPDNIIDFFQTGYNLANTVSASMGNNVAQGYFSYTNTIAEGVVPGNELNRNNANVRVTSKLSEKLQLDAKINFIQQTIDNPVRSGEDSPTFGAYTLPRNLPYSQYKDYEYIDASGNLQYNYINRDAVGANSANPFWLVYRHNATTTTRNRVIGFASATYEFFEGLKLNLKSGIDQYTDKSETKSYATVAWTSDLGNYSRNYRDVMEWNSSFLLSYDKDINNFSVNVNFGGNALTQERNSLTAGGVLSRRNFFAISNTDNPVPTESPYERKINSLYGFAQIGYKNILFLDVTGRNDWSSTLPADNRSFFYPSVGLSAVVSDMFTSLPEAITYAKLRVSYAQVGNDTDPYRLNPYYTYSSANDGMVFRNEILFNQDLKPEITSSTEFGADIRFLDNRLGLDFTWFKSNTVDQVFPVATPESSGYSSQYINAGEIQNTGVELVLSATPVQTTDFSWDITANFSSYDSKVVSINGDTERLVLNSGGRSVNAIISKGGEYGDFYVKGYERDDEGNILINENGLPETTSDYSVKAGNFNPDWSGGLQNRFNYKNFSMSFLIDARIGGEVFSFTRSVLSYTGSLESTLAGRDGFVVDGVVATRDDDGNIVSTTPNTTTVTAEEYWTAIAGSSPNSAEDFILDATNIRLREFVLGYTFPSSLLDKTPFARASLSLVGRNLFFFMNKAKYFDPEQAAGISNFQGIESYSLPPTRTYGVSLKFGF